The Hippoglossus stenolepis isolate QCI-W04-F060 chromosome 11, HSTE1.2, whole genome shotgun sequence genome includes a window with the following:
- the palmda gene encoding palmdelphin isoform X2 — translation MEESDLLKERLQAITEKHRIQEDIRQKKLELDREKLKLQHLKKKGLRERWLLQDSVSHNATDSSQQQSLVSDQQQTRLLQLNIHRIEMEVEFLEREESMISANEIFILDRLKAVEKSPEEIIKEAHENFAPEPLRVATVIPDVPESLSPPANNHMGKNAARKTLFAMEINVTKNLLTGKSTVLSTATVPPEELNQHTGLKVYDDGRKCVYALNLEEESRDRTSVSELSASEVEQLLRSATVHRQVNFQNYHQNPSRREERCFYTHQDERDRVERCDVSNHGGHYGNHVPRNNAAQEDPGCMQRKLQDEHRHGHQERLHRRQEVRLNQSNLRDGNGFGNHKGVGPHYGNQKDHHHSSHQVRKCHSVQEGRPPSHQSSTVIRNSRINGVNGSNGCPPPRSHDQEAVSAYQPQLCYTPLNHIPLKDYISVDEEELYCYNPPLYHSVRYSGPAPSDRVPSPLYRDDTPYTILNAMEPTEPITAIFMGFQTAQDDSGQGQEFDGSLKAELVIIEDTEDDGKHSNVKEKKSHAQPGVSHYSTGSAANGRVGCEEGFGGRRTERRVEPGTDDA, via the exons ATGGAGGAGTCTGACTTGCTGAAGGAGAGGCTCCAGGCTATCACT GAGAAGCACCGCATTCAGGAAGACATTAGACAGAAGAAACTGGAACTGGACCGAGAGAAACTGAAACTACAGCATCTAAAG AAAAAAGGTCTGAGAGAGCGGTGGCTTCTGCAGGACTcagtttcccacaatgcaacagacTCTTCACAGCAACAGAGCCTTGTGTCTGACCAGCAACAGAccaggctgctgcagctcaacatcCACAG GATAGAGATGGAGGTGGAGTTTCTGGAGCGGGAGGAGTCCATGATTTCCGCCAACGAGATTTTCATCCTCGACAGGCTGAAGGCTGTGGAGAAAAGCCCAGAGGAAATTATtaag GAGGCCCATGAAAACTTTGCCCCTG AACCATTACGGGTCGCCACAGTGATCCCCGATGTCCCAGAATCCCTGTCTCCACCAGCCAATAATCACATGGGGAAAAACGCAGCAAGAAAGA CTCTGTTTGCCATGGAGATCAACGTGACCAAAAACCTGCTGACTGGGAAGAGCACCGTCCTTTCTACAGCAACTGTCCCCCCCGAGGAGTTAAACCAACACACCGGGCTCAAGGTTTACGATGACGGCAGGAAGTGTGTTTATGCACTGAATTTAGAAGAG GAGTCACGTGACAGAACCTCTGTATCTGAGCTGTCGGCCAGCGAAGTGGAACAGCTGCTGAGAAGCGCCACAGTGCATCGTCAAGTAAACTTTCAAAACTACCACCAGAATcccagcaggagggaggagcgCTGTTTCTACACCCACCAAgatgaaagagacagagtggaGAGGTGTGACGTCAGTAACCATGGAGGACACTATGGTAACCATGTCCCCAGGAACAACGCAGCACAGGAAGACCCTGGCTGCATGCAGAGAAAACTCCAGGATGAGCACCGCCATGGTCACCAGGAGCGCCTTCacaggaggcaggaagtgagaCTTAACCAAAGCAACCTGAGGGACGGTAATGGCTTTGGAAACCACAAGGGGGTGGGTCCTCACTATGGTAACCAGAAAGATCATCACCACAGTTCTCACCAGGTGAGAAAGTGTCACAGTGTTCAGGAGGGTCGGCCTCCAAGTCACCAAAGCAGCACTGTCATCAGGAACAGTAGGATAAATGGAGTCAATGGATCCAATGGCTGTCCTCCTCCCAGATCACATGACCAGGAAGCAGTGTCGGCATACCAACCTCAGCTCTGCTACACTCCATTAAATCATATCCCTCTTAAAGATTACATTTCTGTTGATGAAGAAGAACTTTATTGTTACAACCCACCCTTGTACCACTCTGTTCGGTACAGTGGCCCCGCCCCCTCTGACAGAGTGCCCTCCCCCCTCTACCGAGATGACACCCCTTACACCATCCTCAATGCCATGGAGCCCACcgagccaatcacagccatCTTCATGGGCTTCCAGACGGCGCAGGATGACAGTGGGCAGGGTCAGGAGTTTGATGGCTCTCTGAAGGCCGAGCTGGTCATCATCGAGGACACCGAAGACGATGGTAAGCACAGcaatgtgaaggagaagaagagccaCGCCCAGCCGGGTGTCAGCCACTATTCAACAGGAAGTGCAGCCAATGGAAGAGTGGGATGTGAGGAGGGATTTGGAggcagacggacagagagacgGGTGGAACCAG GTACAGATGACGCGTGA
- the palmda gene encoding palmdelphin isoform X1, with translation MEESDLLKERLQAITEKHRIQEDIRQKKLELDREKLKLQHLKKKGLRERWLLQDSVSHNATDSSQQQSLVSDQQQTRLLQLNIHRIEMEVEFLEREESMISANEIFILDRLKAVEKSPEEIIKEAHENFAPEPLRVATVIPDVPESLSPPANNHMGKNAARKTLFAMEINVTKNLLTGKSTVLSTATVPPEELNQHTGLKVYDDGRKCVYALNLEEESRDRTSVSELSASEVEQLLRSATVHRQVNFQNYHQNPSRREERCFYTHQDERDRVERCDVSNHGGHYGNHVPRNNAAQEDPGCMQRKLQDEHRHGHQERLHRRQEVRLNQSNLRDGNGFGNHKGVGPHYGNQKDHHHSSHQVRKCHSVQEGRPPSHQSSTVIRNSRINGVNGSNGCPPPRSHDQEAVSAYQPQLCYTPLNHIPLKDYISVDEEELYCYNPPLYHSVRYSGPAPSDRVPSPLYRDDTPYTILNAMEPTEPITAIFMGFQTAQDDSGQGQEFDGSLKAELVIIEDTEDDGKHSNVKEKKSHAQPGVSHYSTGSAANGRVGCEEGFGGRRTERRVEPGIKRIPKKHKTCCTVC, from the exons ATGGAGGAGTCTGACTTGCTGAAGGAGAGGCTCCAGGCTATCACT GAGAAGCACCGCATTCAGGAAGACATTAGACAGAAGAAACTGGAACTGGACCGAGAGAAACTGAAACTACAGCATCTAAAG AAAAAAGGTCTGAGAGAGCGGTGGCTTCTGCAGGACTcagtttcccacaatgcaacagacTCTTCACAGCAACAGAGCCTTGTGTCTGACCAGCAACAGAccaggctgctgcagctcaacatcCACAG GATAGAGATGGAGGTGGAGTTTCTGGAGCGGGAGGAGTCCATGATTTCCGCCAACGAGATTTTCATCCTCGACAGGCTGAAGGCTGTGGAGAAAAGCCCAGAGGAAATTATtaag GAGGCCCATGAAAACTTTGCCCCTG AACCATTACGGGTCGCCACAGTGATCCCCGATGTCCCAGAATCCCTGTCTCCACCAGCCAATAATCACATGGGGAAAAACGCAGCAAGAAAGA CTCTGTTTGCCATGGAGATCAACGTGACCAAAAACCTGCTGACTGGGAAGAGCACCGTCCTTTCTACAGCAACTGTCCCCCCCGAGGAGTTAAACCAACACACCGGGCTCAAGGTTTACGATGACGGCAGGAAGTGTGTTTATGCACTGAATTTAGAAGAG GAGTCACGTGACAGAACCTCTGTATCTGAGCTGTCGGCCAGCGAAGTGGAACAGCTGCTGAGAAGCGCCACAGTGCATCGTCAAGTAAACTTTCAAAACTACCACCAGAATcccagcaggagggaggagcgCTGTTTCTACACCCACCAAgatgaaagagacagagtggaGAGGTGTGACGTCAGTAACCATGGAGGACACTATGGTAACCATGTCCCCAGGAACAACGCAGCACAGGAAGACCCTGGCTGCATGCAGAGAAAACTCCAGGATGAGCACCGCCATGGTCACCAGGAGCGCCTTCacaggaggcaggaagtgagaCTTAACCAAAGCAACCTGAGGGACGGTAATGGCTTTGGAAACCACAAGGGGGTGGGTCCTCACTATGGTAACCAGAAAGATCATCACCACAGTTCTCACCAGGTGAGAAAGTGTCACAGTGTTCAGGAGGGTCGGCCTCCAAGTCACCAAAGCAGCACTGTCATCAGGAACAGTAGGATAAATGGAGTCAATGGATCCAATGGCTGTCCTCCTCCCAGATCACATGACCAGGAAGCAGTGTCGGCATACCAACCTCAGCTCTGCTACACTCCATTAAATCATATCCCTCTTAAAGATTACATTTCTGTTGATGAAGAAGAACTTTATTGTTACAACCCACCCTTGTACCACTCTGTTCGGTACAGTGGCCCCGCCCCCTCTGACAGAGTGCCCTCCCCCCTCTACCGAGATGACACCCCTTACACCATCCTCAATGCCATGGAGCCCACcgagccaatcacagccatCTTCATGGGCTTCCAGACGGCGCAGGATGACAGTGGGCAGGGTCAGGAGTTTGATGGCTCTCTGAAGGCCGAGCTGGTCATCATCGAGGACACCGAAGACGATGGTAAGCACAGcaatgtgaaggagaagaagagccaCGCCCAGCCGGGTGTCAGCCACTATTCAACAGGAAGTGCAGCCAATGGAAGAGTGGGATGTGAGGAGGGATTTGGAggcagacggacagagagacgGGTGGAACCAGGTATCAAAAGGATCCcgaaaaaacataaaacctgcTGTACTGTCTGCTAA
- the palmda gene encoding palmdelphin isoform X3, which produces MQQTLHSNRALCLTSNRPGCCSSTSTEMEVEFLEREESMISANEIFILDRLKAVEKSPEEIIKEAHENFAPEPLRVATVIPDVPESLSPPANNHMGKNAARKTLFAMEINVTKNLLTGKSTVLSTATVPPEELNQHTGLKVYDDGRKCVYALNLEEESRDRTSVSELSASEVEQLLRSATVHRQVNFQNYHQNPSRREERCFYTHQDERDRVERCDVSNHGGHYGNHVPRNNAAQEDPGCMQRKLQDEHRHGHQERLHRRQEVRLNQSNLRDGNGFGNHKGVGPHYGNQKDHHHSSHQVRKCHSVQEGRPPSHQSSTVIRNSRINGVNGSNGCPPPRSHDQEAVSAYQPQLCYTPLNHIPLKDYISVDEEELYCYNPPLYHSVRYSGPAPSDRVPSPLYRDDTPYTILNAMEPTEPITAIFMGFQTAQDDSGQGQEFDGSLKAELVIIEDTEDDGKHSNVKEKKSHAQPGVSHYSTGSAANGRVGCEEGFGGRRTERRVEPGIKRIPKKHKTCCTVC; this is translated from the exons atgcaacagacTCTTCACAGCAACAGAGCCTTGTGTCTGACCAGCAACAGAccaggctgctgcagctcaacatcCACAG AGATGGAGGTGGAGTTTCTGGAGCGGGAGGAGTCCATGATTTCCGCCAACGAGATTTTCATCCTCGACAGGCTGAAGGCTGTGGAGAAAAGCCCAGAGGAAATTATtaag GAGGCCCATGAAAACTTTGCCCCTG AACCATTACGGGTCGCCACAGTGATCCCCGATGTCCCAGAATCCCTGTCTCCACCAGCCAATAATCACATGGGGAAAAACGCAGCAAGAAAGA CTCTGTTTGCCATGGAGATCAACGTGACCAAAAACCTGCTGACTGGGAAGAGCACCGTCCTTTCTACAGCAACTGTCCCCCCCGAGGAGTTAAACCAACACACCGGGCTCAAGGTTTACGATGACGGCAGGAAGTGTGTTTATGCACTGAATTTAGAAGAG GAGTCACGTGACAGAACCTCTGTATCTGAGCTGTCGGCCAGCGAAGTGGAACAGCTGCTGAGAAGCGCCACAGTGCATCGTCAAGTAAACTTTCAAAACTACCACCAGAATcccagcaggagggaggagcgCTGTTTCTACACCCACCAAgatgaaagagacagagtggaGAGGTGTGACGTCAGTAACCATGGAGGACACTATGGTAACCATGTCCCCAGGAACAACGCAGCACAGGAAGACCCTGGCTGCATGCAGAGAAAACTCCAGGATGAGCACCGCCATGGTCACCAGGAGCGCCTTCacaggaggcaggaagtgagaCTTAACCAAAGCAACCTGAGGGACGGTAATGGCTTTGGAAACCACAAGGGGGTGGGTCCTCACTATGGTAACCAGAAAGATCATCACCACAGTTCTCACCAGGTGAGAAAGTGTCACAGTGTTCAGGAGGGTCGGCCTCCAAGTCACCAAAGCAGCACTGTCATCAGGAACAGTAGGATAAATGGAGTCAATGGATCCAATGGCTGTCCTCCTCCCAGATCACATGACCAGGAAGCAGTGTCGGCATACCAACCTCAGCTCTGCTACACTCCATTAAATCATATCCCTCTTAAAGATTACATTTCTGTTGATGAAGAAGAACTTTATTGTTACAACCCACCCTTGTACCACTCTGTTCGGTACAGTGGCCCCGCCCCCTCTGACAGAGTGCCCTCCCCCCTCTACCGAGATGACACCCCTTACACCATCCTCAATGCCATGGAGCCCACcgagccaatcacagccatCTTCATGGGCTTCCAGACGGCGCAGGATGACAGTGGGCAGGGTCAGGAGTTTGATGGCTCTCTGAAGGCCGAGCTGGTCATCATCGAGGACACCGAAGACGATGGTAAGCACAGcaatgtgaaggagaagaagagccaCGCCCAGCCGGGTGTCAGCCACTATTCAACAGGAAGTGCAGCCAATGGAAGAGTGGGATGTGAGGAGGGATTTGGAggcagacggacagagagacgGGTGGAACCAGGTATCAAAAGGATCCcgaaaaaacataaaacctgcTGTACTGTCTGCTAA